The Hordeum vulgare subsp. vulgare chromosome 7H, MorexV3_pseudomolecules_assembly, whole genome shotgun sequence DNA window tgaagcataggggacggagcgcatatgctctctatcttcatcagttgctgggcactgagtcttactcaatcttgtaccttgtaaaactggcaagaaccctttcttggactgttccattttgaaccttttcaaaactttatcaaggtatgtgctttgtgaaaatcctatcaggcgtttcgatctatccctatagatcttaatgcccagaatgtaagcagcttctcctaggtccttcatagagaaacttttattcaagtaaccttttatgctctccaaaagctctacgttgtttccaatcagtaatatgtcatccacatataatattagaaacgccacagagctcccactcactttcttgtaaatacaggattctccaaccacttgtataaacccaaatgctttgatcacctcatcaaagcgtttgttccaactccgagatgcttgcaccagtccataaatggatcgctggagcttgcacaccttgtcagcatttttaggatcgacaaaaccttcgggttgcatcatatacaactcttccttaaggaaaccgttaaggaacgccgttttgacatccatctgccagatttcataatcgaaaaatgcagctattgctaacatgattctgacggacttaagcatcgctacgggtgagaaagtctcatcgtagtcaactcctggaacttgtgaaaaaccctttgccacaagtcgagctttataaacggtcacattaccgtcagcgtccgtcttcttcttaaagatccatttgttctgaatagccttgcggccctcaggtagtatctccaaagtccacactttgttctcatacatggatcctatctcggatttcatggcttctagccatttgttggaatctggcccaccattgcttcttcataatttgcaggttcattgttgtccaacaacatgattgataagacgggattaccgtaccactctggagcagcgcgtgatctcgtcgacctgcgtggttcaacagaaacttgaactggagtttcatgatcatcatcattaacttcctcctcaaccggcatcgcaacgacagaggtttccccttgccctgcgccaccatccagagggatgagaggttcgacaacctcgtcaagttctatcttcctcccactcaattctctcgagagaaactctttctcgagaaaagctccattcttagcaacgaacactttgccctcggatttgagatagaaggtgtacccaactgtctcttttgggtaacctatgaagacgcacctttccgctttgggttccagcttttcaggctgaagctttttgacataagcatcacatccccaaactttaagaaacgacaactttggcctcttgctataccacagttcgtatggtgtcgtctcaacggattttgatggtgccctatttaaagtgaatgcagctgtttccaatgcataaccccaaaatgataacggcaaatcagtaagagacatcatagatcgcaccatctctaacaaagtacgattacgacgttcggacacaccattacgctgtggtgttccaggcggtgttaactgtgaaacaattccacattgtcttcagtgagcaccaaactcgaaactcagatattcacccccacgatcagaccgtaggaacttgatcttcttgttacgatgattttccacttcactctgaaattgcttgaacttttcaaatgtttcagacttgtgcttcatcaagtagacataaccatatctacttaaatcgtcagtgaaggtgagaaaataacgatatccgccgcgtgcctccacgctcattggaccacacacatcggtatatatgatttccaataagtcacttgcacgctccattgttccggagaacggagtcttagtcatcttgcccatgaggcatggttcgcacgtgtcaagtgaatcaaagtcaagtgactccaaaattccatcagcatggagtttcttcatgcgctttacaccaatatgacccaagcggcagtgccacaaaaatatggcgctatcattgtttactctaactcttttggtctcaatgttatgtatatgcgtatcgccatcaagattcaatatgaacaatcctctcacattcggtgcatgaccataaaagatgttactcatagaaatagaacaaccattattctcagacttaaaagagtaaccatctcgcaataaacaagatccagatataatgttcatgctcaacgcaggcactaaataacaatgatttaagttcatcactaatcccgatggtagctgaagtgacactgtgctgacggcgattgcatcaaccttggaaccatttcctacgcgcatcgtcacttcgtctttcgccggccttcgtctattccgcagttcctgctttgagttgcaaatatgagcaatagaaccggtatcgaatacctaggcactactacgagagccggttaagtacacatcaataacatgtatatcaaatatacctgatttttctttgcccgccttcttatctgccagatacttggggcaattgcgcttccaatgacccatacccttgcaatagaaacactccgtttcaggcttaggtccagctttgggtttcttcggcggattggcaacaggcttgccgctcttcttcgaattgcccttcttgcctttgccgtttctcttgaaactagtggtcttatttaccatcaacacttgatgctctttacggagttcagactctgcgactttcaacatcgcaaacaactcgccgggagacttgttcatcccttgcatgttgtagttcaacacaaagcctttgtagcttggcggcagtgattggaggattctgtcagtgatagcttcttgcgggagttcaatccccagttcagctagacggtttgagtacccagacattttgagcacatgttcactgacagacgagttttcctccatcttgcaagcatagaatttatcggaggtctcatacctctcgatccgggcgttcttctgaaagataaactccaactcctggaacatctcaaatgctccatgacgctcaaagcgacgttgaagtcccggttctaagccatacaagactgcacattgaactattgagtagtccttcttacgtgctaaccaagcgttcttaacatcctgatcagccgtagcgggtggttcatctcctagcgcagcattaaggacataatccttcttcccagcttgtaagattagcttaagattacgagcccagtctacaaagttgcttccatcatctttcaacttagctttctctaggaacgtattaaaattcaggatgactgtcgcgtgagccatgatctacaacacaaatatattcaaagtggacttagactatgttcaagacaattagagttcaacttaatcaaattatttgctaaactcccactcaaaaagtacatctctctggtcatttgagtggttcatgatccacttacactatcccaagtccgatcatcacgtgagttgagtatagtttcagtggtaagcatccctatgctaatcatatcaactatatgattcatgatcgacctttcggtctcatgtgttccgaggccatgtctgcacatgctaggctcgtcaagcttaacccgagtgttccgtgtgcgcaactgttttacacccgttgtatgtgaacgttgagtctatcacacccgatcatcacgtggtgtctcgaaacgacgaactgtagcaacgatgcacagtcggggagaacacaatttcgtcttgtcgtgctacttatgctattactactaaagctacatcctagcaaaatagtaaacgcatctgcaagcacaaacgttagtataaagacaaccctatggctcctgccggttgccgtaccatcgacgtgcaagtcgatatttctattacaacatgatcatctcatacatccaatatatcacatcacatcgttggccatatcacatcacaatcataccctgcaaaaacaagttagacgtcctctaattttgttgttgcatgttttacgtggtgaccaagggtatctagtaggatcgcatcttacttacgcaaacaccacaacggaatatatgagttgctatttaacctcatccaaggacctcctcggtcaaatccgattcaactaaagttggagaaaccgtcacttgccagtcatctttgagaaaagggggttactcgtaacgatgaaaccagtctctcgtaagcgtacgagtaatgtcggtccaagccgcttcaatccaacaataccgcggaatcaagaaaagactaaggagggcagaaaaacgcacatcaccgcccacaaaaacctttgtgttctactcgagaagacatctacgccttaacctagctcatgatgccactgttggggaacgtcgcatgggaaacaaaaattttcctacgcgcacgaagacctatcatggtgatgtccatctacgagaggggatgagtgatctacgtacccttgtagaccgtacagcagaagcgttagagaacgcggttgatgtagtggaacgtcctcacgtccctcgatccgccctgcgaacaatcccgtgatcagtcccacgatctcgtaccgaacagacggcacctccgcgttcagcacacgtacagctcgacgatgatctcggccttcttgatccagcaagagagacggagaggtagaatagttctccagcagcgtgacggcgctccggaggttggtgatgaccttgtctcagcagggctccgcccgagctccgcagaaacgcgatctagaggaaaaaccatggaggtatgtggtcgggctgccgtggaaaagttgtctcaaatcagccctaaaacctccgtatatataggtgggagggagggggccttgccttggggtccaaggaccctcaagggggtcggccgagccaacggggaggactctccccccccccaaaccgagttggactaggtttggtgggagggagtcccccttccttcccacctcctccttttttttttctttctctcttgattttcttctccttggcgcataggccacttgtgggctgtcccaccagcccactaagggctggtgtgtctcccccaaggcctatgggcttccccggggtgggttgcccccccccccccccccggtgaactcccggaacccattcgacattcccggtacattcccggtaactccgaaaaccttccggtaatcaaatgaggtcatcctatatatcaatcttcgtttccggaccattccggaaaccctcgtgacgtccgtgatctcatccgggactccgaacaacattcggtaaccaaccatataactcaaatacgcataaaacaacgtcgaaccttaagtgtgcagaccctgcgggttcgagaaccatgtagacatgacccgagagactcctcggtcaatatccaatagcgggacctagatgcccatattggatcatacatattctacgaagatcttatcgtttgaacctcagtgccaaggattcgtataatcccgtatgtcattccctttgtccttcggtatgttacttgcccgagattcgatcgtcagtatccgcatacctatttcaatctcgtttgccggcaagtctctttactcgttccgtaatacaagatcccgcaacttacactaagttacattgcctgcaaggcttgtgtgtgatgttgtattaccgagtgggccccgagatacctctccgtcacacggagtgacaaatcccagtcttgatccatactaactcaactaacaccttcggagatacctgtagagcatctttatagtcacccagttacgttgcgacgtttgatacacacaaagcattcctccggtgtcagtgagttatatgatctcatggtcataggaataaatacttgacacgcagaaaacagtagcaacaaaatgacacgatcaacatgctacgtctattagtttgggtctagtccatcacgtgattctcccaatgacgtgatccagttatcaagcaacaacaccttgttcataatcagaagacactgactatcattgattaactggctagccaactagaggcatgctagggacggtgttttgtctatgtatccacacatgtaaatgagtcttcattcaatacaattatagcatggataataaactattatcttgatacaggaattataataataaccatatttattattgcctctagggcataattccaacaggagattggttacaactgatgaactagggtttggagatgagatggtgctgatgaagatgttgatggtgacgagtcccctacaatgagaggagtgttggtgatgacgatggcgacgatttccccctccgggagggaagtttccccggcaggatcgtcctgtcggagctctagattggttctgctcaagttccgcctcgtggtgacggcgaatccacgaaaaagctcccccctgattttttcctggacgaaacccttcatatagcagaagaggggggccagtgggccagcaggctgcccacaagccctcatggcgcggcctgggggggtggccgcactgtgcaggcttgtggccacctgctggcgcccctctggcgcttcttcggcccagtattttttataaatccagaaaaaaaatcctcgttgatttttacggcattggagttgcgcggaataggtgtctcaactttgctccactttcaggccagaattcgatttgtcggcattctccctcttcatgtaaaccttgcaaaataagaggaaaaggcataagtattgtaccgtgaagtgaaatgacagctcaagaagcgataaatatcaacatgaaaacatgatgcaaaatggacgtatcaggcggcaacgacgacgggctcggagcggcgacggcgacgagctcggggCGATGGGCGGAGACAGCGACGGGTTCGGGGCGGCGACAACGACTGGCTCGGggtgggggcggcgacggcgacgggctcagGGGCAGCGACGATGATGGactcggggcgggggcggcgacggcgacgggctcgggggcggcgacgacgacggactcggggcgagggcggcgacgacgacgggctcggggaagGCGGTGACGACAAGGAGGAAtggatcggcggcggcggcgcagggcaaaagggagaggttggggaaaatTCGATAACTCCCGCCTTATATGTGAAAACCTGTTGTCCCATTTCGAGGaacaaaccgagactaaaggtcaattttcagcagcctaacagccgggaagaagagacctttagtccgagTTTGTGCAGCAACCGACACTAAAGGgagtctttggtcccggttggtgccacaatcTGACACGAATGGCTTGTGCCTGCCATGGTCGAGGTGTTTGGTGAAGAACCACCAAAAACAAGATCTATTCTCCACATGATTCGGaaaaaccctagcgccgccaacCCTATATAATCTCTTCCCCAACCACGCCGCCAGCTTTCCCCCGCCCACAGCCTGCAACCCCTCCCCCAACCCGAAACCTATCGGCGGCGGCGCAACacgaggagaggagaaggaagatggtgaagttcctAAAGTCAGGCAAGGCGGTGCACCTGTTGCAGGGCAGGTACGCTgggaagaaggcggtgatcatgcacgtgttcgaggagggcacccgcgaccgcccTTACGGGAACTGCCTAGTCGCCGGCTGGGCCAAATACCCGAAGAAGGTGATCCGGAAGGACTCGGCCAAGAAGACGGCCAAGAAGTCCCGCGTCAAGGTCTTCCTCAAGCTCATCAACTTCACCAAcctcatgattcgacatgattcaagaaattccaacaagatctattcttcacatgattcgacatgattcaagaaattccaacaacatCTATTCTTCacttgattcgacatgattcaagaaatgccaacaagatctattcttacatgattcgacatgattccacatgattcgacatgattcaagaaattccaacaagatctatttttcacatgattccacatgattaacataattcaagaaattccaacaagatctattattcacatgattcgacatgattcaagaaattctaaCAAGTTTTATTCTTCACATAATTCGACACATGAAACATAACATCTCATATAGATCCACACTAAAAACAGGGTCttcatgaaccattcaaggccacatcatcaattttcaacactttctgacttcatttggtatttttcatgcttttactgattttttggagctaaatgacacataaattgaaaagcactacaaatgaactcttaataggttgaaagttggcatggtatcatcatttcacccacatagcatgtggtaaaaagttgagagggttgccgcaaaaactggatgcacttcgtgtacaaattggacaatctctttcaaagtatgagggtttcatgcaaaactcatcttttacaaaaggcatttcatttttttcgaacttatttcattttttccCTATTTGTaccaccaaccgacacgaaagTATGTCTTTGGTACCAGTTTGTGCTACAAACCGACACGAATGGCCTGTGCCTGCCACGACCGAGGTGCTTCGTGAAGAACCACCaaaaacaagatctattcttcacatgattcggtgaaaccctagcgccaccaacCCAATATAATCTCCTCCCCAACAACGCCGCCAGCTTTCCCCCGCCCACAGCCTCCAACCCCTCCCCGAACCCGAAACCCATCGGCGGCGGCGCAGcgcgaggagaggagaaggaagatggtgaagttcctGAAGCCGGGCAAGGCGGTGATCCTGTTGCAGGGCAGGTACGCCGGGGAGAAGGCAGTGATCGTGCACGTGTTTGaggagggcacccgcgaccgcccCTACGGGCACTGCCTGGTCGCCGGCCTGGCCAAATACCCGAAGAAGGTGATCCGCAAGGACTCGGCCAAGAAGACGGCCAAGAAGTCCCGCGACAAGGTCTTCCTCAAGCTCGTCAACTTCACCCACCTCATGCCCACCCTCTACACCCTCGACGTCGACCTCAAGGAGGTGGTCTCCGGCGCCCCCGACTTCCTCACCACCAACGACAAGAAGCTCACCGCCGCGAAGTCCGCCAAGTCCAAGCTCGAGGAGAGGTTCAAGACCGGCAAGAACAGgtggttcttcaccaagctccgcatgattcgacatgattcaataaatgccaacaagatctattcttcacatcattcgacatgattccacatgattcaagaaattccaacaagatctattcttcacatgactcgacatgattcgacatgattctagaaattccaacaagatctattcttcacgtgattcgacatgattcaagaaatgccaacaagatctattcttcacatgattcgacatgattcaagaaatgccaacaacatCTATTCTTtagatgattcgacatgattccacatgattggacatgattcaagaaattccaacaagatctattcttcacatgattcaacatgattcaagaaattccaacaagatctattcttcacatgattcgacatgatttaaaactggatgcacttcgtgtacaaatcggacaatctctttcgaagtatgagggtttcacacgaaaactcatctgttacaaaaggcattttattttttcgaacttattccaTTTTTCCCAAATGGGTGCGTGTATTaattaaaaaccattacaacatataatgaatagagaagtgaccaaattaatagaaattcatcatcacattaaagccaaagtacagtagtgaccaaaataaatacataatgttcttacatagttctcattattgaacaacatatagatctctagagcatctaattagaacatacattgaaattactaaatttaaatgcaacaacaaatgcgatcataaccgcaactaaggtacaaattgatccaacaacataatgataccaagcctcagtatgaatggcatattttctaatgtttctaatcttcaagcacattgcattcatcttgatcttgtgatcgtcacgcacatcggcaacatccaactccaatatcatcttctcgtcttcaactctttgtaatttttctttcaatttACTGCTTTCTTTTTCAATCAAATTTAACTTCTTGGCAAGAATTTGTATGTCGGTtcaaatttccggttcacatacctcctagataaaaaaaatctatgtcacgttggtcggcataattgtcataaacactaaataaaacaaatttttataaaagataatatataccacatccgaatcatagacaggacgagggtcgACGGagacggataccaaaaccatcgcactatataataacaaacaataatagaagGAAGAAacttacacaagtatctatctaaatcatacaagtaagaactttttccttttagaaagaagataacaAGAAGAGACTAGCCACGGTGGTGCCGAGCCGAGATGGgcacgggcgatcgacggcggtgaggacggggacgggacacggacggaccgccaaagctacacaaaactagaggaaaatgaaccttggacaaggagcttcgagaggagaaaacttaagtgtggcttgggcatttcatcgaacacctcacgtGCATAGGagttgagctagagcaccacaaagctctcccacgtccggccaaaaaaacagagcagtgcactgctctgctcgcggcCGGCTGGtaatatataggccaagcattggtcccggtttgtggacgCAACCGGGAGTGAGGGacaacatttggtcccggttctagccaaaaccgggaccaattgttgtgggccaggagcaagacacattcgtcccggttcgtgtttggaaccgggaccaaaggggccagacgaaccgggaccaatggcccacgaggcccggccggcgtcgtggcctcacgaaccgggaccgatgcccccatggtCCCGGTCcgtaagtgaaccgggactaatgggatttcatcaagtggaccaaagccctcttttctactgatGATAGTCAAAGATGGTAACTTGGCCAACAAGTACAACTCACATCCAACAATCGTGTTATTCCTAAGATGTGTTTGAAACCAACCGCTGAAAGTCACCATATGTGTACGTTTAATCCACGAGTCAGATTGCTCTGGGTTATTGGAGCGTACAATATCCATGTGTTCCTCGATACACATAGCTACCaaggtggaattttgtagaactatgtagtgcgcttgagtgaaagaatgcccgtctATACTTATTACTGCTTACTTTTCTAGCGTTCCTTTTCCAGTAAGTCCCCCCTCATGTCGCGATTGAGGAACACCAACCGACTTattgtcaggaataaagtcaacacaaaactcaataatctcctctattccatagcccttggagatgtttccttctggcctagcacagttatgaacatatttctttaagacttccatgaacctctcaaaggggaacatattgtgtagaaatacaggacccagAATGGTAATTTctttgactaggtgaactagaacgtgcgtcataatattgaagaaagatggtgggaacaccaacttgaaactgacaagacattcgaaaaaaatcattgtgtaaccttggtaggatttttggatcgattaccttctcagaaattgcattgaggaatgcacatagcttcacaatgggtactcgaacattttccgatagaatccccctcaatgcaaccagaagaaattgcgtcataatcatgtGGTAGTCATGAGAGTTTAGGTTTTGAAAAAAATTCCCAACCATATATTATTCCCTTTATTTTTGACAAGAAGCAAAACGGGGCCTTCATACTTCTCAcgcattcaaaaaatatttccttctcttctttggtcagagcgtagctcGTAGGACCTTGATACTactttggatgcatgccgtctttttcattcATACATTGCTGGTCCTCTCGTGCCTCCGATGTATCTTTTGTGtgaccatacacgcccaagaagcctagcaggttcacacaaagattgttcgtcatgtgcatcactgtgattgcagagcggacctctaggactttccaatagggtagctcccaaaatatagatttcttcttccacatgggtgtgtgatacgtctccatcgtaactacttttccaaactcggttgcccttgttttggactctaatttgcatgatttgaatggaactaacccagaataacgttgttttcagcagaattgccatggtgttgtttttgtgcagaaatgaaatttctcggaacgtcctgaaaatttacggagaatttttctggaaaatatgaaaaatacctgcgcaaagatccaccggagggtatgggccagtgggccacaagccctgttgttgcggccaccccctcgccacggcaaccaagcttgtggggcccacgtggctctgtcgcccccaaactcagctctataaattcactttcgcccagaaaaaatcagaagagaagatttcatcgcgtttgcgatacggaggcgccgcgacatcctgttcttcatctggaggacagatctggagtccgttttgggctctggagaggggaaatcatcgccatcgtcatcatcaaccttcttccctctccaattccatgaagctcttcatcgttcgtgagtaatctattcgtaggctcgttgtgcggtgatgagtaggatgagatctatcatgtaatcgagttaattttgacggggattgatccctagtatccacaatgttctgagattgatgttgctactactttgccatgcttaatgcttgtcactagggcccgagtgccatgatttcagatctgaaattattatgttgtccaatatatgtgtgttttagatccgatcttgcaagttgtagttacctactatgtgttatgacccggcaaccccggagtgacaataaccggaaccactcccggtgatgaccatagtttgaggagttcatgtgttcacaaagtgctaatgcgttgttccggttctttattaaaaggagaaccttaatatcctgtagtatccttttgtaccccgctaccacgggagggatggacaatagatgtcatgcaagttcttttccctaagcatatatgactacacacagaatgcatgcctacgtgacattgacgaacgggagctagccacatatctctccgtgttat harbors:
- the LOC123409337 gene encoding 60S ribosomal protein L27-like, translating into MVKFLKPGKAVILLQGRYAGEKAVIVHVFEEGTRDRPYGHCLVAGLAKYPKKVIRKDSAKKTAKKSRDKVFLKLVNFTHLMPTLYTLDVDLKEVVSGAPDFLTTNDKKLTAAKSAKSKLEERFKTGKNRWFFTKLQ